The proteins below are encoded in one region of Arenibacter algicola:
- a CDS encoding leucine-rich repeat domain-containing protein produces the protein MVRVYSFFILVFLLPLHIIAEVSPTEKNALLDIYNSTNGSRWTIGWDLSRPVSTWHGVGIIEDKIVSLDLFNNGLDGILPSSLGDLKYLNTLNLALNKIGGTIPESIVLLRRLTVLRLGRNNLSGEIPANIGNLEDMEVLDLFGNSLVGKIPQSLGNMEHMKTLILSYNRLSGIIPEEIGNLILLERLELGENELEGRIPDGLKGAYLLKALDLSGNNLVGKIPWKLTTLPNLDLLQLQDNNFDKSHILPLVNKNINIALFDYDGRPHQSTHKQINSFIIKKDAGMVDLEFVDVSD, from the coding sequence ATGGTAAGAGTTTATTCTTTTTTCATACTGGTGTTTTTACTACCCCTCCACATTATAGCGGAGGTATCCCCAACAGAAAAAAATGCACTATTAGATATTTACAATAGCACCAATGGTTCGAGATGGACCATAGGTTGGGATCTGTCCAGACCCGTCTCCACGTGGCACGGGGTTGGAATAATAGAAGATAAAATCGTTTCCCTGGATTTATTCAACAATGGACTTGACGGCATACTGCCCAGTTCTTTGGGAGACTTAAAATATTTAAATACCTTGAATCTTGCATTAAATAAAATAGGAGGCACAATTCCAGAGAGTATCGTCCTGTTAAGGCGCCTGACCGTCCTGAGATTGGGAAGGAATAATTTATCGGGAGAAATTCCTGCAAATATTGGGAATTTGGAGGATATGGAAGTTTTGGATCTTTTTGGGAATTCTCTGGTCGGGAAAATTCCACAAAGCCTGGGAAATATGGAACACATGAAAACTTTAATTCTCTCCTATAACCGATTAAGTGGAATTATTCCGGAAGAAATTGGAAATTTGATCTTATTGGAGCGCCTGGAGCTGGGCGAAAATGAATTGGAGGGAAGGATTCCGGATGGCCTTAAGGGAGCTTACCTTTTAAAGGCCCTTGATTTGTCAGGTAACAACCTTGTCGGTAAAATTCCGTGGAAACTTACAACACTTCCAAATCTAGATCTCTTACAGTTGCAGGATAACAATTTCGATAAATCTCATATTTTACCTTTAGTTAATAAAAATATAAATATCGCTCTGTTCGATTATGACGGTAGGCCACATCAAAGTACACATAAGCAAATTAATAGCTTTATAATAAAAAAGGATGCAGGAATGGTGGATCTAGAATTTGTGGATGTCAGTGATTAA